The Acanthopagrus latus isolate v.2019 chromosome 13, fAcaLat1.1, whole genome shotgun sequence genome contains a region encoding:
- the arfip2b gene encoding arfaptin-2b isoform X2, with the protein MLRWSLLSQSTVFQDAYAVKHKFSEAAKLQWSLDEKLGGSRGTRDLQQVMVSGPNLNETSIVSGGYGGTAEGIIPTSSIKGPAVRYNAEFNKRIPVSALGSNMHHSSSSSSMTAEESTRGVAVEKLETVKKWGINTYKCTKQMISERFGRGSRTVDLELEAQIEVLRDTKRKYESVLRLARALTNHFYNMVQTQHALGDTFADLSQKSPELRDEFGYNAETQKLLCKNGETLLGAINFFVSSINTLVNKTMEDTLMTIKLYENARLEFDAYRSDLEELSLGPRDAVAMARIDAAQQQYQLQKEKYERLRSDVIIKLKFLEENKVKVMHKQLLLFHNAISAYFAGNQQQLEQTLKQFNIKLRPPGADKPSWLEEQ; encoded by the exons ATGCTTCGCTGGAGTCTGCTCAGTCAATCAACAGTGTTTCAAGATGCTTATGCTGTTAAACACAAGTTCTCAGAG GCTGCAAAACTGCAGTGGAGCTTAGATGAGAAGTTAGGGGGCTCCAGAGGCACCAGG GATCTACAGCAGGTGATGGTATCAGGTCCCAATCTCAATGAGACTAGCATTGTATCTGGGGGTTATGGTGGAACAGCAGAGGGTATCATCCCCACCAGCTCAATCAAAG gcCCTGCTGTGCGCTACAATGCAGAGTTTAACAAAAGGATCCCAGTTTCAGCATTAG GTTCCAACAtgcaccacagcagcagcagctcgtcaATGACGGCAGAGGAATCGACCCGAGGTGTCGCTGTTGAAAAACTAGAAACGGTGAAGAAGTGGGGCATCAACACTTACAAG tgtacaaaacaaatgatctcGGAACGTTTCGGTCGAGGTTCCCGGACTGTGGACCTGGAGCTGGAGGCCCAGATTGAGGTGTTGAGAGACACTAAAAGGAAATACGAGAGTGTGCTGCGATTGGCCAGAGCACTGACCAACCACTTCTACAACATGGTGCAGACGCAGCATGCACTGGGTGACACCTTTGCTGACCTCAGTCAGAAATCTCCAGAGCTACGG GATGAGTTTGGCTACAATGCAGAGActcagaagctgctgtgtaaGAACGGGGAGACCCTTCTTGGTGCCATTAATTTCTTTGTGTCCAGCATCAACACACTGGTTAACAAGACCATGGAGGACACCTTGATGACAATCAAGTTGTATGAAAATGCCAG ACTGGAGTTTGATGCCTACCGGTCAGACCTGGAGGAACTGAGTCTGGGTCCGAGGGACGCTGTAGCCATGGCTCGCATCGATGCTGCTCAGCAACAGTACCAGCTCCAGAAGGAAAAGTATGAACGCCTCCGCTCCGACGTCATCATTAAACTCAAGTTCCTGGAAGAGAATAAG GTGAAGGTGATGCATaagcagctcctcctcttccataACGCCATCTCGGCCTACTTTGCTggcaaccagcagcagctggagcagacGCTGAAGCAGTTCAACATAAAGTTGAGGCCCCCAGGGGCCGACAAGCCCTCCTGGTTAGAAGAGCAGTAA
- the arfip2b gene encoding arfaptin-2b isoform X4, with protein MTDSIMSKAATMEIPINSNGDTGTLPEDDSLEQDLQQVMVSGPNLNETSIVSGGYGGTAEGIIPTSSIKGPAVRYNAEFNKRIPVSALGSNMHHSSSSSSMTAEESTRGVAVEKLETVKKWGINTYKCTKQMISERFGRGSRTVDLELEAQIEVLRDTKRKYESVLRLARALTNHFYNMVQTQHALGDTFADLSQKSPELRDEFGYNAETQKLLCKNGETLLGAINFFVSSINTLVNKTMEDTLMTIKLYENARLEFDAYRSDLEELSLGPRDAVAMARIDAAQQQYQLQKEKYERLRSDVIIKLKFLEENKVKVMHKQLLLFHNAISAYFAGNQQQLEQTLKQFNIKLRPPGADKPSWLEEQ; from the exons ATGACAGACAGCATTATGAGTAAAGCAGCCACAATGGAGATTCCAATCAACAGTAATGGTGACACAGGGACACTACCAGAGGACGACAGCCTTGAACAG GATCTACAGCAGGTGATGGTATCAGGTCCCAATCTCAATGAGACTAGCATTGTATCTGGGGGTTATGGTGGAACAGCAGAGGGTATCATCCCCACCAGCTCAATCAAAG gcCCTGCTGTGCGCTACAATGCAGAGTTTAACAAAAGGATCCCAGTTTCAGCATTAG GTTCCAACAtgcaccacagcagcagcagctcgtcaATGACGGCAGAGGAATCGACCCGAGGTGTCGCTGTTGAAAAACTAGAAACGGTGAAGAAGTGGGGCATCAACACTTACAAG tgtacaaaacaaatgatctcGGAACGTTTCGGTCGAGGTTCCCGGACTGTGGACCTGGAGCTGGAGGCCCAGATTGAGGTGTTGAGAGACACTAAAAGGAAATACGAGAGTGTGCTGCGATTGGCCAGAGCACTGACCAACCACTTCTACAACATGGTGCAGACGCAGCATGCACTGGGTGACACCTTTGCTGACCTCAGTCAGAAATCTCCAGAGCTACGG GATGAGTTTGGCTACAATGCAGAGActcagaagctgctgtgtaaGAACGGGGAGACCCTTCTTGGTGCCATTAATTTCTTTGTGTCCAGCATCAACACACTGGTTAACAAGACCATGGAGGACACCTTGATGACAATCAAGTTGTATGAAAATGCCAG ACTGGAGTTTGATGCCTACCGGTCAGACCTGGAGGAACTGAGTCTGGGTCCGAGGGACGCTGTAGCCATGGCTCGCATCGATGCTGCTCAGCAACAGTACCAGCTCCAGAAGGAAAAGTATGAACGCCTCCGCTCCGACGTCATCATTAAACTCAAGTTCCTGGAAGAGAATAAG GTGAAGGTGATGCATaagcagctcctcctcttccataACGCCATCTCGGCCTACTTTGCTggcaaccagcagcagctggagcagacGCTGAAGCAGTTCAACATAAAGTTGAGGCCCCCAGGGGCCGACAAGCCCTCCTGGTTAGAAGAGCAGTAA
- the arfip2b gene encoding arfaptin-2b isoform X5 yields MTDSIMSKAATMEIPINSNGDTGTLPEDDSLEQDLQQVMVSGPNLNETSIVSGGYGGTAEGIIPTSSIKGSNMHHSSSSSSMTAEESTRGVAVEKLETVKKWGINTYKCTKQMISERFGRGSRTVDLELEAQIEVLRDTKRKYESVLRLARALTNHFYNMVQTQHALGDTFADLSQKSPELRDEFGYNAETQKLLCKNGETLLGAINFFVSSINTLVNKTMEDTLMTIKLYENARLEFDAYRSDLEELSLGPRDAVAMARIDAAQQQYQLQKEKYERLRSDVIIKLKFLEENKVKVMHKQLLLFHNAISAYFAGNQQQLEQTLKQFNIKLRPPGADKPSWLEEQ; encoded by the exons ATGACAGACAGCATTATGAGTAAAGCAGCCACAATGGAGATTCCAATCAACAGTAATGGTGACACAGGGACACTACCAGAGGACGACAGCCTTGAACAG GATCTACAGCAGGTGATGGTATCAGGTCCCAATCTCAATGAGACTAGCATTGTATCTGGGGGTTATGGTGGAACAGCAGAGGGTATCATCCCCACCAGCTCAATCAAAG GTTCCAACAtgcaccacagcagcagcagctcgtcaATGACGGCAGAGGAATCGACCCGAGGTGTCGCTGTTGAAAAACTAGAAACGGTGAAGAAGTGGGGCATCAACACTTACAAG tgtacaaaacaaatgatctcGGAACGTTTCGGTCGAGGTTCCCGGACTGTGGACCTGGAGCTGGAGGCCCAGATTGAGGTGTTGAGAGACACTAAAAGGAAATACGAGAGTGTGCTGCGATTGGCCAGAGCACTGACCAACCACTTCTACAACATGGTGCAGACGCAGCATGCACTGGGTGACACCTTTGCTGACCTCAGTCAGAAATCTCCAGAGCTACGG GATGAGTTTGGCTACAATGCAGAGActcagaagctgctgtgtaaGAACGGGGAGACCCTTCTTGGTGCCATTAATTTCTTTGTGTCCAGCATCAACACACTGGTTAACAAGACCATGGAGGACACCTTGATGACAATCAAGTTGTATGAAAATGCCAG ACTGGAGTTTGATGCCTACCGGTCAGACCTGGAGGAACTGAGTCTGGGTCCGAGGGACGCTGTAGCCATGGCTCGCATCGATGCTGCTCAGCAACAGTACCAGCTCCAGAAGGAAAAGTATGAACGCCTCCGCTCCGACGTCATCATTAAACTCAAGTTCCTGGAAGAGAATAAG GTGAAGGTGATGCATaagcagctcctcctcttccataACGCCATCTCGGCCTACTTTGCTggcaaccagcagcagctggagcagacGCTGAAGCAGTTCAACATAAAGTTGAGGCCCCCAGGGGCCGACAAGCCCTCCTGGTTAGAAGAGCAGTAA
- the arfip2b gene encoding arfaptin-2b isoform X6, whose product MVSGPNLNETSIVSGGYGGTAEGIIPTSSIKGPAVRYNAEFNKRIPVSALGSNMHHSSSSSSMTAEESTRGVAVEKLETVKKWGINTYKCTKQMISERFGRGSRTVDLELEAQIEVLRDTKRKYESVLRLARALTNHFYNMVQTQHALGDTFADLSQKSPELRDEFGYNAETQKLLCKNGETLLGAINFFVSSINTLVNKTMEDTLMTIKLYENARLEFDAYRSDLEELSLGPRDAVAMARIDAAQQQYQLQKEKYERLRSDVIIKLKFLEENKVKVMHKQLLLFHNAISAYFAGNQQQLEQTLKQFNIKLRPPGADKPSWLEEQ is encoded by the exons ATGGTATCAGGTCCCAATCTCAATGAGACTAGCATTGTATCTGGGGGTTATGGTGGAACAGCAGAGGGTATCATCCCCACCAGCTCAATCAAAG gcCCTGCTGTGCGCTACAATGCAGAGTTTAACAAAAGGATCCCAGTTTCAGCATTAG GTTCCAACAtgcaccacagcagcagcagctcgtcaATGACGGCAGAGGAATCGACCCGAGGTGTCGCTGTTGAAAAACTAGAAACGGTGAAGAAGTGGGGCATCAACACTTACAAG tgtacaaaacaaatgatctcGGAACGTTTCGGTCGAGGTTCCCGGACTGTGGACCTGGAGCTGGAGGCCCAGATTGAGGTGTTGAGAGACACTAAAAGGAAATACGAGAGTGTGCTGCGATTGGCCAGAGCACTGACCAACCACTTCTACAACATGGTGCAGACGCAGCATGCACTGGGTGACACCTTTGCTGACCTCAGTCAGAAATCTCCAGAGCTACGG GATGAGTTTGGCTACAATGCAGAGActcagaagctgctgtgtaaGAACGGGGAGACCCTTCTTGGTGCCATTAATTTCTTTGTGTCCAGCATCAACACACTGGTTAACAAGACCATGGAGGACACCTTGATGACAATCAAGTTGTATGAAAATGCCAG ACTGGAGTTTGATGCCTACCGGTCAGACCTGGAGGAACTGAGTCTGGGTCCGAGGGACGCTGTAGCCATGGCTCGCATCGATGCTGCTCAGCAACAGTACCAGCTCCAGAAGGAAAAGTATGAACGCCTCCGCTCCGACGTCATCATTAAACTCAAGTTCCTGGAAGAGAATAAG GTGAAGGTGATGCATaagcagctcctcctcttccataACGCCATCTCGGCCTACTTTGCTggcaaccagcagcagctggagcagacGCTGAAGCAGTTCAACATAAAGTTGAGGCCCCCAGGGGCCGACAAGCCCTCCTGGTTAGAAGAGCAGTAA
- the arfip2b gene encoding arfaptin-2b isoform X1 has translation MTDSIMSKAATMEIPINSNGDTGTLPEDDSLEQAAKLQWSLDEKLGGSRGTRDLQQVMVSGPNLNETSIVSGGYGGTAEGIIPTSSIKGPAVRYNAEFNKRIPVSALGSNMHHSSSSSSMTAEESTRGVAVEKLETVKKWGINTYKCTKQMISERFGRGSRTVDLELEAQIEVLRDTKRKYESVLRLARALTNHFYNMVQTQHALGDTFADLSQKSPELRDEFGYNAETQKLLCKNGETLLGAINFFVSSINTLVNKTMEDTLMTIKLYENARLEFDAYRSDLEELSLGPRDAVAMARIDAAQQQYQLQKEKYERLRSDVIIKLKFLEENKVKVMHKQLLLFHNAISAYFAGNQQQLEQTLKQFNIKLRPPGADKPSWLEEQ, from the exons ATGACAGACAGCATTATGAGTAAAGCAGCCACAATGGAGATTCCAATCAACAGTAATGGTGACACAGGGACACTACCAGAGGACGACAGCCTTGAACAG GCTGCAAAACTGCAGTGGAGCTTAGATGAGAAGTTAGGGGGCTCCAGAGGCACCAGG GATCTACAGCAGGTGATGGTATCAGGTCCCAATCTCAATGAGACTAGCATTGTATCTGGGGGTTATGGTGGAACAGCAGAGGGTATCATCCCCACCAGCTCAATCAAAG gcCCTGCTGTGCGCTACAATGCAGAGTTTAACAAAAGGATCCCAGTTTCAGCATTAG GTTCCAACAtgcaccacagcagcagcagctcgtcaATGACGGCAGAGGAATCGACCCGAGGTGTCGCTGTTGAAAAACTAGAAACGGTGAAGAAGTGGGGCATCAACACTTACAAG tgtacaaaacaaatgatctcGGAACGTTTCGGTCGAGGTTCCCGGACTGTGGACCTGGAGCTGGAGGCCCAGATTGAGGTGTTGAGAGACACTAAAAGGAAATACGAGAGTGTGCTGCGATTGGCCAGAGCACTGACCAACCACTTCTACAACATGGTGCAGACGCAGCATGCACTGGGTGACACCTTTGCTGACCTCAGTCAGAAATCTCCAGAGCTACGG GATGAGTTTGGCTACAATGCAGAGActcagaagctgctgtgtaaGAACGGGGAGACCCTTCTTGGTGCCATTAATTTCTTTGTGTCCAGCATCAACACACTGGTTAACAAGACCATGGAGGACACCTTGATGACAATCAAGTTGTATGAAAATGCCAG ACTGGAGTTTGATGCCTACCGGTCAGACCTGGAGGAACTGAGTCTGGGTCCGAGGGACGCTGTAGCCATGGCTCGCATCGATGCTGCTCAGCAACAGTACCAGCTCCAGAAGGAAAAGTATGAACGCCTCCGCTCCGACGTCATCATTAAACTCAAGTTCCTGGAAGAGAATAAG GTGAAGGTGATGCATaagcagctcctcctcttccataACGCCATCTCGGCCTACTTTGCTggcaaccagcagcagctggagcagacGCTGAAGCAGTTCAACATAAAGTTGAGGCCCCCAGGGGCCGACAAGCCCTCCTGGTTAGAAGAGCAGTAA
- the arfip2b gene encoding arfaptin-2b isoform X3 has protein sequence MTDSIMSKAATMEIPINSNGDTGTLPEDDSLEQAAKLQWSLDEKLGGSRGTRDLQQVMVSGPNLNETSIVSGGYGGTAEGIIPTSSIKGSNMHHSSSSSSMTAEESTRGVAVEKLETVKKWGINTYKCTKQMISERFGRGSRTVDLELEAQIEVLRDTKRKYESVLRLARALTNHFYNMVQTQHALGDTFADLSQKSPELRDEFGYNAETQKLLCKNGETLLGAINFFVSSINTLVNKTMEDTLMTIKLYENARLEFDAYRSDLEELSLGPRDAVAMARIDAAQQQYQLQKEKYERLRSDVIIKLKFLEENKVKVMHKQLLLFHNAISAYFAGNQQQLEQTLKQFNIKLRPPGADKPSWLEEQ, from the exons ATGACAGACAGCATTATGAGTAAAGCAGCCACAATGGAGATTCCAATCAACAGTAATGGTGACACAGGGACACTACCAGAGGACGACAGCCTTGAACAG GCTGCAAAACTGCAGTGGAGCTTAGATGAGAAGTTAGGGGGCTCCAGAGGCACCAGG GATCTACAGCAGGTGATGGTATCAGGTCCCAATCTCAATGAGACTAGCATTGTATCTGGGGGTTATGGTGGAACAGCAGAGGGTATCATCCCCACCAGCTCAATCAAAG GTTCCAACAtgcaccacagcagcagcagctcgtcaATGACGGCAGAGGAATCGACCCGAGGTGTCGCTGTTGAAAAACTAGAAACGGTGAAGAAGTGGGGCATCAACACTTACAAG tgtacaaaacaaatgatctcGGAACGTTTCGGTCGAGGTTCCCGGACTGTGGACCTGGAGCTGGAGGCCCAGATTGAGGTGTTGAGAGACACTAAAAGGAAATACGAGAGTGTGCTGCGATTGGCCAGAGCACTGACCAACCACTTCTACAACATGGTGCAGACGCAGCATGCACTGGGTGACACCTTTGCTGACCTCAGTCAGAAATCTCCAGAGCTACGG GATGAGTTTGGCTACAATGCAGAGActcagaagctgctgtgtaaGAACGGGGAGACCCTTCTTGGTGCCATTAATTTCTTTGTGTCCAGCATCAACACACTGGTTAACAAGACCATGGAGGACACCTTGATGACAATCAAGTTGTATGAAAATGCCAG ACTGGAGTTTGATGCCTACCGGTCAGACCTGGAGGAACTGAGTCTGGGTCCGAGGGACGCTGTAGCCATGGCTCGCATCGATGCTGCTCAGCAACAGTACCAGCTCCAGAAGGAAAAGTATGAACGCCTCCGCTCCGACGTCATCATTAAACTCAAGTTCCTGGAAGAGAATAAG GTGAAGGTGATGCATaagcagctcctcctcttccataACGCCATCTCGGCCTACTTTGCTggcaaccagcagcagctggagcagacGCTGAAGCAGTTCAACATAAAGTTGAGGCCCCCAGGGGCCGACAAGCCCTCCTGGTTAGAAGAGCAGTAA